A genomic region of Bacteroidales bacterium contains the following coding sequences:
- a CDS encoding NAD(P)/FAD-dependent oxidoreductase, which translates to MLKEKTTTKKKVIIVGAGFAGVQLIRKLDENLFDIILIDKLNHHQFQSFFYQVATSQIEPSTISFPLRNIFRNKKNVQIRMAEIIAVDGSKNQITTSIGIFKYNYLVIAIGCKTNFFGNIEAEEHSLTLKTTYDAITIRNHILQTFENVISLDEKEKEEFLNLVIVGAGPTGVELAGAFAEIKKNVLPRDYPGIDFTKFNVILVEGSKTILNNMSDSAKTATMKYLVEMGVTIITETFVNNYNGKTAVLSNGKEIKTNTVIWVAGVVGNKIDGIHETSITRENRIKVNRNNKVNGCENIFAIGDIAYMETPKYPKGHPQLANVAIKQARRLAKNMKAIELNKPLIEFEYRDLGSMATIGNKKAVVDLPFLKFKGFFAWIVWMLFHLMLILSLRNKLIIFIDWAWKYITKDTSLRLILTQKEKNQRPIL; encoded by the coding sequence GTGTTAAAAGAAAAAACGACAACAAAAAAAAAGGTGATAATAGTTGGTGCTGGCTTTGCTGGTGTTCAACTTATAAGAAAATTAGATGAAAATTTATTTGACATTATTTTAATTGATAAACTGAATCATCACCAATTTCAATCATTCTTTTATCAGGTTGCTACTTCACAAATTGAACCTTCAACCATTTCTTTTCCTTTAAGAAATATATTCAGGAATAAAAAGAATGTTCAAATAAGAATGGCTGAAATAATAGCTGTTGATGGAAGCAAAAATCAAATCACAACAAGTATAGGGATTTTTAAATATAATTATTTGGTAATAGCGATTGGTTGTAAAACGAATTTCTTTGGAAACATTGAAGCAGAGGAGCACTCGCTGACCTTAAAAACAACTTATGATGCAATTACAATTCGCAATCATATTTTGCAAACATTTGAAAATGTTATTTCTCTTGATGAAAAAGAAAAAGAGGAATTTCTTAATTTGGTGATTGTCGGTGCCGGTCCTACCGGAGTTGAATTAGCCGGAGCTTTTGCTGAAATCAAGAAAAATGTTTTGCCGAGAGATTACCCCGGTATCGACTTCACAAAATTTAATGTTATTTTAGTTGAAGGCAGTAAAACTATTTTAAATAATATGAGTGATTCAGCAAAGACTGCTACAATGAAATATCTTGTTGAAATGGGTGTAACAATTATTACTGAGACATTCGTGAATAATTATAATGGAAAAACAGCAGTGTTAAGTAATGGGAAAGAAATAAAAACAAATACTGTTATCTGGGTGGCTGGAGTGGTAGGAAATAAAATAGACGGGATTCACGAAACATCAATTACTCGTGAAAACAGAATAAAAGTTAACCGGAATAACAAAGTAAATGGATGTGAAAATATTTTTGCAATAGGAGATATTGCATATATGGAAACGCCAAAATATCCGAAAGGACATCCCCAACTTGCAAATGTTGCAATTAAACAAGCAAGGCGTTTGGCGAAAAATATGAAAGCAATTGAATTAAATAAACCTTTAATTGAATTTGAATATAGAGATTTAGGTTCTATGGCTACAATTGGTAATAAGAAGGCAGTTGTTGATTTGCCATTTTTAAAATTCAAAGGTTTCTTTGCATGGATTGTTTGGATGCTTTTTCACTTGATGTTAATTCTTAGTTTGAGAAATAAACTAATAATTTTTATTGACTGGGCATGGAAATATATCACTAAGGATACTTCACTCAGATTAATTCTGACACAAAAGGAAAAAAATCAGCGACCCATACTATAG